The following are from one region of the Littorina saxatilis isolate snail1 linkage group LG2, US_GU_Lsax_2.0, whole genome shotgun sequence genome:
- the LOC138958455 gene encoding galactosylceramide sulfotransferase-like, with protein sequence MHFRAPRRFLCGLSLMASLVLTVFLMRSTELRPRTTPTLLRNYPSKALLHDKDTYDPPFLVPAKPRYPFADDPQDVRVHRDENLLLSKEGEQPQPSFHEGKQPPPLDQGRQPRQQALLEKGADKVGQRVFTLKFLEDYGDSTKPPEPDLNKQGKLGQMLIEAKKRHGDWPPDSEKNHIRLLPARVGGLKEQQPPLLEGTLKEADELWNLLQPATKKPVPDTSQQIARGHCVPKHHVFFGKVHKTGSSTVANILQRYGFTRHLNFVLPRKRIHARSYNYITMPGQQVTRDKLIPPPLGEHFDILWNHAVYDSPFYHSIMPEDTVYVSILRQPLQQFQSAFEYYGHIPGSFLYNILQKNVSNPLSLYLHNPSLYEWPGAYTSYIRNKQAQDLGMRNVHVVNDTLRGQYIQQLGREFDLVMITEFFDESLVLLRRLLCWRVRDILYVPKNKNMYKKERVFSAEDMQLHRKLNVADYDLYEFFLERFNDTVAKQGPDFHDEVNYIKNLLPRLQIHCSNPNSVSPLTIVASRWNEAFSVGPEDCKLMMKHELLFLDDIMVDAIRRYQRSAAQAMQS encoded by the exons CGGGCTGTCGCTGATGGCATCGCTGGTGCTGACTGTCTTCTTGATGCGGTCGACCGAGCTCCGTCCCAGAACCACCCCTACCCTGCTCCGCAACTACCCGTCTAAGGCCCTCCTGCACGACAAAGATACTTACGATCCCCCTTTCCTCGTCCCTGCCAAACCTCGCTACCCCTTCGCAGACGATCCGCAAGATGTTCGAGTTCACCGAGACGAGAATCTATTACTGTCCAAAGAAGGGGAGCAACCGCAGCCGTCCTTTCACGAAGGGAAACAACCACCACCGCTCGATCAAGGGAGGCAACCACGGCAGCAAGCTCTCTTGGAAAAGGGGGCGGATAAGGTAGGCCAGCGGGTGTTCACCCTGAAGTTTTTGGAAGACTATGGCGACAGCACGAAGCCTCCGGAACCCGACCTTAACAAGCAGGGCAAGCTCGGTCAGATGTTGATCGAGGCCAAGAAGAGGCATGGGGACTGGCCTCCGGACTCGGAGAAGAACCACATACGTCTGCTGCCTGCGCGAGTAGGGGGTTTGAAAGAGCAACAGCCACCATTGT TGGAAGGAACGTTGAAAGAAGCGGACGAGTTGTGGAACCTACTGCAGCCAGCGACCAAGAAGCCAGTACCGGACACTTCCCAGCAGATAGCCAGGGGACACTGTGTACCCAAACACCATGTCTTCTTCGGCAAG GTGCACAAGACGGGCAGCTCCACCGTGGCAAACATCCTGCAGCGCTACGGCTTTACCAGACATCTCAACTTCGTGCTGCCCCGCAAGCGTATCCACGCCCGCTCCTACAACTACATCACCATGCCCGGGCAGCAGGTCACCCGTGACAAGCTCATCCCGCCACCCTTGGGCGAGCACTTCGACATCCTGTGGAACCACGCGGTGTACGACAGCCCCTTCTACCACTCCATCATGCCTGAGGACACGGTGTATGTCTCCATCCTTCGCCAGCCCTTGCAGCAGTTCCAGTCCGCCTTCGAGTACTACGGGCACATCCCGGGGAGCTTCCTCTACAACATCTTGCAGAAGAATGTCAGCAACCCGCTATCGCTGTACCTGCACAACCCCAGCCTGTACGAGTGGCCCGGAGCCTACACGTCCTACATCCGCAACAAGCAGGCCCAGGACCTGGGGATGAGGAACGTGCACGTGGTCAACGACACGCTGCGGGGACAGTACATCCAGCAGCTGGGCCGCGAGTTCGACCTGGTCATGATCACCGAGTTCTTCGACGAGTCGCTCGTGCTGCTCAGACGCCTGCTGTGCTGGCGCGTGCGGGACATCCTCTACGTGCCCAAGAACAAGAACATGTACAAGAAGGAGCGCGTGTTCAGCGCGGAAGACATGCAGCTGCACCGGAAGCTTAACGTGGCCGACTACGACCTCTACGAGTTCTTCCTCGAGCGCTTTAACGACACGGTGGCGAAACAGGGACCTGACTTCCACGACGAGGTGAACTACATCAAGAACCTCTTGCCCAGGTTGCAGATACACTGCTCCAACCCTAACAGCGTGTCTCCGCTGACGATAGTGGCGTCCAGGTGGAATGAGGCCTTCTCCGTGGGCCCCGAGGACTGCAAGCTGATGATGAAGCACGAACTGCTCTTTCTGGACGACATCATGGTGGACGCTATTCGACGCTATCAGCGAAGTGCTGCTCAAGCCATGCAGTCATGA